In one Culex quinquefasciatus strain JHB chromosome 2, VPISU_Cqui_1.0_pri_paternal, whole genome shotgun sequence genomic region, the following are encoded:
- the LOC119767484 gene encoding uncharacterized protein LOC119767484 isoform X3, with protein MFRYVSQLKAIFKSGRNLHHILLECKKNPSFSPPQGHRHYIILPKPVVAVHSIRTASG; from the exons GTACGTGTCTCAACTGAAAGCAATCTTCAAATCAGGACGAAACTTGCATCATATTCTTTTGGAGTGCAAAAAAAATCCCTCCTTTTCACCACCCCAAGGACACCGCCACTACATAATCTT ACCAAAGCCCGTAGTAGCAGTACATAGCATACGAACTGCATCGGGGTAG